Sequence from the Clostridium saccharobutylicum DSM 13864 genome:
ATTAAATTTATCTGCCTTTTTTCTAAGATACATTCTTTTTCTGATTTCATAATTTCTATTAAGGATTTAATATAAGATTCCATATTTTTAATTTCATTTAAGATATTATTATTAAATTCTGTCTCATCTGGCTTCAAATCTAGTTCACCTAAAAGCTCTGAATTTCCTTTTATTATCGTTAATGGTGTTTTTATATCATGAGTTAGTGCAGCTATTTGCTCCCTACGTGTTTCTTCCATGTTCCATTGTTTAGCAAGAGCTTCTTTTAATTCTAATTTCATTTTATCTAGTGCACTAAGTACATCATTAATTTCTACTATATTTGAGTATTCTATTTTAAAATCTAAGTTTTCCATTTGTATATTTTCAGTAGTATCCTTTAAAATTTTCATTTCTTTTACTACTCTTCTTTTAAAAGCTTTAGAAAAAATAATAATTTCAATAGCAATTGAACTAAATAAAAAAACATAAAAAACAATTTCAAAATTTTCAACATATCTATGCAAAATAGGATTAGCAAAACTTGCATTTAGTATATATTCCACTACACATATTCCATTATCCCTTTGTATAACTTTATAAAAATATTTTCCACTACTCCTTGAATCGCTTTGCACAATATTCCACATATCTAAAGCTTTTGCTTCTGAAACATTTCCTTGGAGCATATTTCCATTCAAATCATAAACTGCATACTTACATTCTTGTGGTATCAAATCTTTTACATCTTCAGTTTGTTCTATTGTCTTTCTTTGCTTCTCAATTTTCTGTTCATAATAGTTAGCAGGTAAAATATATCCTGTTTGAATCCCAATTATAAATGAAGCAGAATAAAACAATACTAAGAGAATAGCTGCTATACAAAAAGCAACTATATACATTGCAAAAATCTTAGAAATACTTTTTTGCTTCTTTACTCTTTCCACTTATATCCTATCCCCCAAACTGTTTCTATAGGAGTTATTCCTATCTTTTTCAACTTGCTTCGTATATTTTTAATATGCTCAACAATTGCACTTGTATCACTATTTCCATCAAATCCAAATATGCTTTCATATATTTTTTCCTTTGAAAATACCTGCCCATGATTAGTAGCCAAATATTCACAGATACTATATTCACTTTTTGTAAAAGGAATTAATTCATCATTATGATATACCTCTTTTGCAGTTATATTAAATTTTACATCTGAAATAGAAAAAGCATTTTGTTTTTCCCTATGTTCACGTCTTAAATGTGCTGCTACCCTTGCTCTTAACTCACCAATTCCAAAAGGCTTTGATATATAATCATCACCTCCTATGCTTAATCCCATCACTATATCCTGTTCCATTGTCTTTGCTGTAAGAAAAATAATCGGGCAGTCAACCAAATTACGTATTTCTTTGCAAAGAGAAAAGCCATCTATTTCTGGCATCATTACATCCAGTAATATTAAATCGTATTTTATATATTGATCCTTTTGAAAATTTGTAGGATTAGATATTGTAGTTACAATGTGTCCTTCTTTTGCCAATGCATTTTTTATAATACTTAATATTCCTTCTTCATCATCTATAGCTAAAATATATGCCATGTCCATCCCTCCATACTTATTATAACTTATTTTTCCTGTTAATCACGTGAAGATAAACACCAAGTTTAATTTGCCATGGATATTTTTCATCAGGCAAGGATGTGAATTGTGCTCATAACAGGACTATTAGGTCAATTTGCCAATGCAGAATGATGGAAAATAATTTAACAAATGACTTGTTATTTATTTGAATAGTCCTTAATCGTTATTATTCTTAAAACTATAGTGGCTAAGAACCATATATAAGTACTTTACTTCTCTCCTCTACCTTCAAAAAAATCAAACCAAACTGCAAATAAAATTGCAAAAACAATTGTAAATATGACACAATTTCTAACTCCAACAGCATTATTACTAATCATCGTATTAATATTTGCCATTTTATTAAATACATCTACAGAACCAGGTTCCTTTATAAAAAAATTATTACAAAATTTAACTGACCATCCGCAAGGTATCCATTGCCATATTCCATCTCCAAGTCCTGTAATCAACAAAGCTGAAAATAAAGTTTCAAATATGCCCATTCCTATAGATGCTCCGCTTCCAAACTTTATGGTTAGCCATAAGTGAAATAAATAAAGAAATATTTGAGCTCCAAATATAATAAAAGTTACATTAATATAAAATCCTAAAGGTAATACATTTTGTTTCAAAACATATTGAAATCCAAGAAAAAATCCTCCTATTGCTAAGATAAGTGAACACAAACTAAGAAAAAGTAAAACTAATATCTTACTTAAAAGACTTTTTCCTTTTCCATATTCTATCGACAGCATCTCTTTAAATTTCCCTGCCATTACTTCTTGTTCTATAACCATTGAACATACAACTCCAATTAATACAGGGAAAATTATTGATATAGATTCTAAGTATCCATTTATCTTATTTATAGTACTCCATGACGAAA
This genomic interval carries:
- a CDS encoding sensor histidine kinase — encoded protein: MERVKKQKSISKIFAMYIVAFCIAAILLVLFYSASFIIGIQTGYILPANYYEQKIEKQRKTIEQTEDVKDLIPQECKYAVYDLNGNMLQGNVSEAKALDMWNIVQSDSRSSGKYFYKVIQRDNGICVVEYILNASFANPILHRYVENFEIVFYVFLFSSIAIEIIIFSKAFKRRVVKEMKILKDTTENIQMENLDFKIEYSNIVEINDVLSALDKMKLELKEALAKQWNMEETRREQIAALTHDIKTPLTIIKGNSELLGELDLKPDETEFNNNILNEIKNMESYIKSLIEIMKSEKECILEKRQINLMKFIDEIVEQGTLISINKQLKFKSEVKDIPECILVDEELLKRSIINVISNAVDYCPIDGEILFSVNCKDGNIEFIIEDSGRGFTKEELNCATEEFFQGDKSRASKNHYGMGLYITKKLIEKNNGNIYLDNSEKLGGAKVILKILV
- a CDS encoding lantibiotic immunity ABC transporter MutG family permease subunit, whose amino-acid sequence is MQIFRLMKSDFLKMKHTPFYLIHICVPFIGILMFLKYYSFSSWSTINKINGYLESISIIFPVLIGVVCSMVIEQEVMAGKFKEMLSIEYGKGKSLLSKILVLLFLSLCSLILAIGGFFLGFQYVLKQNVLPLGFYINVTFIIFGAQIFLYLFHLWLTIKFGSGASIGMGIFETLFSALLITGLGDGIWQWIPCGWSVKFCNNFFIKEPGSVDVFNKMANINTMISNNAVGVRNCVIFTIVFAILFAVWFDFFEGRGEK
- a CDS encoding response regulator transcription factor, with amino-acid sequence MAYILAIDDEEGILSIIKNALAKEGHIVTTISNPTNFQKDQYIKYDLILLDVMMPEIDGFSLCKEIRNLVDCPIIFLTAKTMEQDIVMGLSIGGDDYISKPFGIGELRARVAAHLRREHREKQNAFSISDVKFNITAKEVYHNDELIPFTKSEYSICEYLATNHGQVFSKEKIYESIFGFDGNSDTSAIVEHIKNIRSKLKKIGITPIETVWGIGYKWKE